The Carassius auratus strain Wakin chromosome 5, ASM336829v1, whole genome shotgun sequence genome includes a window with the following:
- the LOC113076246 gene encoding stAR-related lipid transfer protein 13-like isoform X2: protein MDKSRNGQHAQSLSSQFMESTYRTLTLFRKKAKQRQLDKLEAKEACDWLRAAGFPQYAQLYEASLFPIEISAVTRDHEFLDHDSLKALCRRLTTLNKCAAMSLEVHFQCKQSEDSEEDDSCALSSRWAFQRESKTWSRLCTLSPSPVPPGNLASTFRPSGSSDSVLSDISLLEVTSLTSDLSASSLSLDSARQTTSPEVAAFSDITVGEGASLVCVSTGQDEKDDTGSSSSLPSVREKPKRRSRSFLRRKESVKKRDCERATVPKKISKATQHQPPSGLHCTSNSSLPGQTTKIKGRIAKDVAWKSHTICRSIISQERTQEPVHKPQRSCLYLEDYQLPNQVNRQRKEDRLVHLPFDHKPGTFPKSLSIESLCPLSVSQSPDHVDWAGDDGDLSLDGSVTRSVSQDFLSGFGRRSSIGSIYDNVPETPGNPCDIFDPGKEKVFKHLDDILQHVHGLQQNIDEWSRSLGIQTQDQSNVETESTADTTLPSSLNYDEQSMSDVGTTVSDYDSPGNSVNEGEEGEMRERRDSGVGASLTRPSRKLRWHSFQNSHRPSLTSASLEINRQSAAQLNLLQKFSLLRLTAILEKHTDTGKHGWNWVVPKFMKRSKVPDYKDKHVFGVPPSVNVQRTGQPLPQSIQEAMRYLRSQCLEKVGIFRKSGVKSRIQALRQLNENSPDHVTYQGQSAYDVADLIKQYFRDLPEPVLTSKLTDTFLHAYQFVPAEQRLQAVQAAVILLPDENREVLQTLLYFLSDIASAQENQMTAENLAVCLAPSILHLNASKKDGASPRLISRKGGVKPDHKDLTENMAATHCLSHMITECKKLFQIPHEMMLQSRNSYVAADAQPLPLHGLGVNALGEPVDYRVYLEDNIQGLLREASERSKGWHHAHGPDNTELTYKKVGDGHPMRLWRVSVEIEAPPAVVLQRVLRERHLWDEDLLHSRVIETLENNTEVFHYITDSMAPHPRRNFIVLRRWCSDLPKGVCVLVSSSVDHDNVQLEGGLRAVLLTSRIFIEPCGMGRSRLTHYCRADLRGRSPDWYNKVFGHLCAMEVAKIRSSFPVLRAQGPETKL, encoded by the exons CCTCTCTGTTCCCCATTGAGATCTCTGCTGTGACGAGAGACCATGAGTTTCTGGATCACGACTCTCTCAAGGCATTATGCAG GAGGCTAACGACCCTGAACAAATGTGCTGCGATGAGCTTAGAGGTTCATTTCCAGtgtaaacag AGTGAGGACTCGGAGGAGGATGACTCGTGTGCCCTAAGCTCCCGCTGGGCATTTCAGCGTGAGAGTAAAACTTGGTCCCGTCTCTGCACTCTCTCACCGTCCCCTGTCCCCCCTGGAAACCTGGCCTCAACCTTCCGACCCTCAGGCAGTAGTGACAGCGTGCTGAGTGACATTAGTCTCCTAGAAGTCACCTCGCTGACCTCCGACCTCAGTGCTAGCAGTTTGAGCTTAGACAGTGCACGGCAAACTACTTCTCCAGAGGTTGCAGCTTTTAGCGACATCACAGTGGGTGAGGGTGCATCGCTAGTTTGCGTCTCAACAGGCCAAGATGAAAAGGATGACACCGGATCCTCCTCATCTTTGCCGTCTGTAAGAGAGAAGCCGAAGCGTCGATCTAGATCTTTTTTAAGGAGGAAGGAATCAGTAAAGAAGCGGGATTGTGAGAGAGCGACCGTTCCTAAGAAAATTTCAAAGGCAACCCAACACCAGCCACCCTCTGGTCTGCACTGTACATCCAATTCAAGTTTGCCTGGTCAAACCACTAAAATTAAGGGCAGAATTGCCAAAGATGTGGCATGGAAGTCACATACGATATGCCGCAGTATCATTAGCCAGGAACGCACTCAAGAGCCAGTGCACAAGCCTCAAAGATCATGCCTTTACCTGGAAGACTACCAGTTACCCAATCAAGTCAACCGTCAGAGGAAAGAGGATCGTTTGGTCCACCTGCCCTTTGACCACAAGCCTGGAACTTTCCCCAAGTCTCTCTCAATAGAAAGTCTCTGTCCGCTCTCGGTTTCTCAAAGTCCTGACCATGTTGACTGGGCAGGAGATGATGGAGACCTGTCTTTGGATGGAAGTGTTACTCGCAGTGTGTCGCAAGATTTTCTCTCAGGTTTTGGGAGGAGAAGCTCAATTGGAAGCATTTACGATAATGTCCCAGAGACACCAGGCAATCCATGTGACATCTTTGACCCTGGAAAAGAGAAAGTTTTCAAGCATCTAGATGACATTCTACAGCATGTACATGGGCTACAGCAAAACATTGATGAATGGTCGCGCTCACTcggcattcaaacacaagaccaATCGAATGTGGAGACCGAATCCACAGCGGACACAACTTTGCCCAGTAGTCTGAACTATGATGAGCAATCAATGTCTGATGTTGGGACAACAGTGAGCGATTATGATAGTCCAGGAAACTCTGTCAATGAAGGAGAAGAAGGAGAAATGAGAGAGAGGAGGGACTCAGGGGTGGGGGCATCACTCACAAGACCCAGCAG AAAGTTGCGCTGGCACAGTTTCCAGAACTCTCATCGTCCGAGCTTGACCTCAGCATCATTAGAAATCAACAGGCAGTCAGCTGCCCAACTCAACCTGCTGCAGAAATTCAGCCTTTTACGACTGACCGCCATCCTGGAGAAACACACAGACACCGGCAAACACGGCTGGAATTG GGTGGTCCCAAAATTTATGAAGCGCTCCAAAGTTCCAGATTACAAAGATAAACATGTGTTCGGAGTTCCGCCAAGCGTAAACGTCCAGCGGACTGGTCAGCCTCTGCCTCAGAGCATCCAGGAGGCCATGAGATACCTACGCAGCCAGTGTCTAGAAAAG GTGGGAATATTCCGGAAATCAGGGGTTAAATCCCGAATCCAGGCCCTCAGGCAGCTCAATGAGAATTCCCCCGATCATGTGACCTACCAGGGCCAATCAGCCTATGATGTGGCTGACCTGATTAAACAGTACTTTAGGGATCTGCCTGAACCCGTGCTCACCTCCAAACTTACAGACACCTTTCTGCATGCGTACCAGT tcgtTCCAGCGGAGCAGCGTTTACAGGCCGTGCAAGCAGCTGTGATTCTGCTGCCAGATGAGAACAGAGAGGTTCTACAGACGTTGCTCTATTTCCTCAGCGACATTGCATCTGCACAGGAAAACCAAATGACTGCGGAGAATCTGGCAGTCTGTCTCGCACCCTCCATACTGCACCTGAATGCCTCCAAGAAAGATGGCGCTTCACCAAG GCTTATTAGCAGGAAGGGAGGAGTCAAGCCAGACCACAAGGACCTGACTGAGAACATGGCTGCCACACACTGTCTTAGTCACATGATCACTGAATGCAAGAAACTATTCCAG ATCCCGCATGAAATGATGCTTCAGTCTAGGAATTCTTATGTGGCTGCTGACGCTCAGCCGCTGCCTCTGCATGGGCTTGGGGTGAATGCCCTCGGCGAGCCCGTGGATTACCGGGTATACCTAGAAGACAACATTCAGGGTCTTCTCAGAGAGGCGTCTGAGCGCAGTAAAGGCTGGCACCATGCCCACGGCCCCGACAACACTGAGCTGACTTATAAAAAG GTAGGAGACGGGCACCCGATGCGTTTATGGCGCGTTTCGGTGGAGATCGAGGCTCCGCCAGCTGTGGTGCTGCAGCGTGTTCTGCGAGAGCGCCACCTGTGGGATGAAGACCTTCTTCACAGTCGAGTCATTGAGACTCTGGAAAACAACACAGAGGTTTTCCATTACATCACAGACAGCATGGCTCCACATCCTCGCAGAAACTTCATAGTGCTCAG ACGTTGGTGTAGTGATCTTCCAAAAGGAGTGTGTGTTCTTGTGTCTTCCTCTGTGGATCATGATAACGTCCAGCTGGAGGGAGGACTACGGGCTGTGCTCTTGACATCACGCATCTTTATTGAGCCATGTGGAATGGGGCGGTCTCGGCTCACACACTATTGCAGAGCTGACCTACG GGGGCGCTCTCCTGATTGGTATAATAAAGTGTTCGGCCATCTGTGCGCAATGGAGGTTGCCAAAATACGCAGTTCTTTCCCTGTTCTGAGAGCACAAGGACCGGAGACCAAACTCTGA
- the LOC113076246 gene encoding stAR-related lipid transfer protein 13-like isoform X5 has translation MERSSLQHRKGHELEAKEACDWLRAAGFPQYAQLYEASLFPIEISAVTRDHEFLDHDSLKALCRRLTTLNKCAAMSLEVHFQCKQQSEDSEEDDSCALSSRWAFQRESKTWSRLCTLSPSPVPPGNLASTFRPSGSSDSVLSDISLLEVTSLTSDLSASSLSLDSARQTTSPEVAAFSDITVGEGASLVCVSTGQDEKDDTGSSSSLPSVREKPKRRSRSFLRRKESVKKRDCERATVPKKISKATQHQPPSGLHCTSNSSLPGQTTKIKGRIAKDVAWKSHTICRSIISQERTQEPVHKPQRSCLYLEDYQLPNQVNRQRKEDRLVHLPFDHKPGTFPKSLSIESLCPLSVSQSPDHVDWAGDDGDLSLDGSVTRSVSQDFLSGFGRRSSIGSIYDNVPETPGNPCDIFDPGKEKVFKHLDDILQHVHGLQQNIDEWSRSLGIQTQDQSNVETESTADTTLPSSLNYDEQSMSDVGTTVSDYDSPGNSVNEGEEGEMRERRDSGVGASLTRPSRKLRWHSFQNSHRPSLTSASLEINRQSAAQLNLLQKFSLLRLTAILEKHTDTGKHGWNWVVPKFMKRSKVPDYKDKHVFGVPPSVNVQRTGQPLPQSIQEAMRYLRSQCLEKVGIFRKSGVKSRIQALRQLNENSPDHVTYQGQSAYDVADLIKQYFRDLPEPVLTSKLTDTFLHAYQFVPAEQRLQAVQAAVILLPDENREVLQTLLYFLSDIASAQENQMTAENLAVCLAPSILHLNASKKDGASPRLISRKGGVKPDHKDLTENMAATHCLSHMITECKKLFQIPHEMMLQSRNSYVAADAQPLPLHGLGVNALGEPVDYRVYLEDNIQGLLREASERSKGWHHAHGPDNTELTYKKVGDGHPMRLWRVSVEIEAPPAVVLQRVLRERHLWDEDLLHSRVIETLENNTEVFHYITDSMAPHPRRNFIVLRRWCSDLPKGVCVLVSSSVDHDNVQLEGGLRAVLLTSRIFIEPCGMGRSRLTHYCRADLRGRSPDWYNKVFGHLCAMEVAKIRSSFPVLRAQGPETKL, from the exons CCTCTCTGTTCCCCATTGAGATCTCTGCTGTGACGAGAGACCATGAGTTTCTGGATCACGACTCTCTCAAGGCATTATGCAG GAGGCTAACGACCCTGAACAAATGTGCTGCGATGAGCTTAGAGGTTCATTTCCAGtgtaaacag CAGAGTGAGGACTCGGAGGAGGATGACTCGTGTGCCCTAAGCTCCCGCTGGGCATTTCAGCGTGAGAGTAAAACTTGGTCCCGTCTCTGCACTCTCTCACCGTCCCCTGTCCCCCCTGGAAACCTGGCCTCAACCTTCCGACCCTCAGGCAGTAGTGACAGCGTGCTGAGTGACATTAGTCTCCTAGAAGTCACCTCGCTGACCTCCGACCTCAGTGCTAGCAGTTTGAGCTTAGACAGTGCACGGCAAACTACTTCTCCAGAGGTTGCAGCTTTTAGCGACATCACAGTGGGTGAGGGTGCATCGCTAGTTTGCGTCTCAACAGGCCAAGATGAAAAGGATGACACCGGATCCTCCTCATCTTTGCCGTCTGTAAGAGAGAAGCCGAAGCGTCGATCTAGATCTTTTTTAAGGAGGAAGGAATCAGTAAAGAAGCGGGATTGTGAGAGAGCGACCGTTCCTAAGAAAATTTCAAAGGCAACCCAACACCAGCCACCCTCTGGTCTGCACTGTACATCCAATTCAAGTTTGCCTGGTCAAACCACTAAAATTAAGGGCAGAATTGCCAAAGATGTGGCATGGAAGTCACATACGATATGCCGCAGTATCATTAGCCAGGAACGCACTCAAGAGCCAGTGCACAAGCCTCAAAGATCATGCCTTTACCTGGAAGACTACCAGTTACCCAATCAAGTCAACCGTCAGAGGAAAGAGGATCGTTTGGTCCACCTGCCCTTTGACCACAAGCCTGGAACTTTCCCCAAGTCTCTCTCAATAGAAAGTCTCTGTCCGCTCTCGGTTTCTCAAAGTCCTGACCATGTTGACTGGGCAGGAGATGATGGAGACCTGTCTTTGGATGGAAGTGTTACTCGCAGTGTGTCGCAAGATTTTCTCTCAGGTTTTGGGAGGAGAAGCTCAATTGGAAGCATTTACGATAATGTCCCAGAGACACCAGGCAATCCATGTGACATCTTTGACCCTGGAAAAGAGAAAGTTTTCAAGCATCTAGATGACATTCTACAGCATGTACATGGGCTACAGCAAAACATTGATGAATGGTCGCGCTCACTcggcattcaaacacaagaccaATCGAATGTGGAGACCGAATCCACAGCGGACACAACTTTGCCCAGTAGTCTGAACTATGATGAGCAATCAATGTCTGATGTTGGGACAACAGTGAGCGATTATGATAGTCCAGGAAACTCTGTCAATGAAGGAGAAGAAGGAGAAATGAGAGAGAGGAGGGACTCAGGGGTGGGGGCATCACTCACAAGACCCAGCAG AAAGTTGCGCTGGCACAGTTTCCAGAACTCTCATCGTCCGAGCTTGACCTCAGCATCATTAGAAATCAACAGGCAGTCAGCTGCCCAACTCAACCTGCTGCAGAAATTCAGCCTTTTACGACTGACCGCCATCCTGGAGAAACACACAGACACCGGCAAACACGGCTGGAATTG GGTGGTCCCAAAATTTATGAAGCGCTCCAAAGTTCCAGATTACAAAGATAAACATGTGTTCGGAGTTCCGCCAAGCGTAAACGTCCAGCGGACTGGTCAGCCTCTGCCTCAGAGCATCCAGGAGGCCATGAGATACCTACGCAGCCAGTGTCTAGAAAAG GTGGGAATATTCCGGAAATCAGGGGTTAAATCCCGAATCCAGGCCCTCAGGCAGCTCAATGAGAATTCCCCCGATCATGTGACCTACCAGGGCCAATCAGCCTATGATGTGGCTGACCTGATTAAACAGTACTTTAGGGATCTGCCTGAACCCGTGCTCACCTCCAAACTTACAGACACCTTTCTGCATGCGTACCAGT tcgtTCCAGCGGAGCAGCGTTTACAGGCCGTGCAAGCAGCTGTGATTCTGCTGCCAGATGAGAACAGAGAGGTTCTACAGACGTTGCTCTATTTCCTCAGCGACATTGCATCTGCACAGGAAAACCAAATGACTGCGGAGAATCTGGCAGTCTGTCTCGCACCCTCCATACTGCACCTGAATGCCTCCAAGAAAGATGGCGCTTCACCAAG GCTTATTAGCAGGAAGGGAGGAGTCAAGCCAGACCACAAGGACCTGACTGAGAACATGGCTGCCACACACTGTCTTAGTCACATGATCACTGAATGCAAGAAACTATTCCAG ATCCCGCATGAAATGATGCTTCAGTCTAGGAATTCTTATGTGGCTGCTGACGCTCAGCCGCTGCCTCTGCATGGGCTTGGGGTGAATGCCCTCGGCGAGCCCGTGGATTACCGGGTATACCTAGAAGACAACATTCAGGGTCTTCTCAGAGAGGCGTCTGAGCGCAGTAAAGGCTGGCACCATGCCCACGGCCCCGACAACACTGAGCTGACTTATAAAAAG GTAGGAGACGGGCACCCGATGCGTTTATGGCGCGTTTCGGTGGAGATCGAGGCTCCGCCAGCTGTGGTGCTGCAGCGTGTTCTGCGAGAGCGCCACCTGTGGGATGAAGACCTTCTTCACAGTCGAGTCATTGAGACTCTGGAAAACAACACAGAGGTTTTCCATTACATCACAGACAGCATGGCTCCACATCCTCGCAGAAACTTCATAGTGCTCAG ACGTTGGTGTAGTGATCTTCCAAAAGGAGTGTGTGTTCTTGTGTCTTCCTCTGTGGATCATGATAACGTCCAGCTGGAGGGAGGACTACGGGCTGTGCTCTTGACATCACGCATCTTTATTGAGCCATGTGGAATGGGGCGGTCTCGGCTCACACACTATTGCAGAGCTGACCTACG GGGGCGCTCTCCTGATTGGTATAATAAAGTGTTCGGCCATCTGTGCGCAATGGAGGTTGCCAAAATACGCAGTTCTTTCCCTGTTCTGAGAGCACAAGGACCGGAGACCAAACTCTGA